A genomic segment from Corylus avellana chromosome ca5, CavTom2PMs-1.0 encodes:
- the LOC132181582 gene encoding uncharacterized protein LOC132181582, with product MEISNNETKSLSEGRHHPFRVPVQRSLLSSEESAKSLIPLLLSRTTLPELFYYRPEFIRCLSEYACSLPTDTHDVYVHSQLAWNAIHPRDSLWSYRFSTKDSTTIGDVWTVIWSYPRSGSEVQAVKEMKLEEASECAICLQNLLVGEAAKLPCSHVYHRGCIAKWLDTCSNKCPLCRSQAV from the exons atggaaattagtaacaacGAGACAAAGTCGTTATCCGAGG GGAGACATCATCCCTTCCGTGTGCCGGTGCAGCGCAGCCTATTGTCGTCGGAGGAATCCGCAAAATCCCTAATACCCCTTCTGCTTTCCCGCACAACCCTGCCGGAGTTGTTTTACTACCGTCCGGAATTCATCAGATGTTTGTCGGAGTATGCTTGTTCGTTGCCTACCGACACGCACGATGTGTATGTCCACAGCCAACTGGCATGGAATGCCATACACCCAAGAGATAGTCTTTGGTCTTACCGTTTCTCGACAAAGGATTCGACCACTATCGGCGACGTGTGGACCGTTATTTGGTCATACCCGCGGTCTGGATCCGAAGTGCAGGCAGTGAAGGAGATGAAGCTTGAAGAAGCTTCGGAGTGTGCAATTTGCTTGCAGAATCTTCTCGTTGGGGAAGCTGCTAAGCTGCCATGCTCACACGTCTACCATCGTGGCTGCATTGCTAAGTGGCTTGATACCTGCAGTAACAAGTGTCCCTTGTGTCGTTCCCAGGCTGTCTAA